A genomic window from Lotus japonicus ecotype B-129 chromosome 1, LjGifu_v1.2 includes:
- the LOC130714536 gene encoding S-adenosyl-L-methionine:benzoic acid/salicylic acid carboxyl methyltransferase 3-like has product MEVTQVLHMNGGVGEASYANNSLVQQKVISLTKPIREEAITSLYRSTFPRSLAIADMGCSSGPNTLFVVSETIKVVEKLCQELNLKSPEYKVFLNDLPGNDFNNIFKSLDNFKEKLSDEVESRIIGPCYFYGVPGSFYGRVFPNQSLHFVHSSYSLHWLSKVPEAVDNNKGNIYISSTSPSNVVKAYYKQFQGDFSVFLKCRAEELVEGGHMVLTFLGRRSDNPCSKECCYIWELLATALNDMVMQGIIKEDQVTTFNIPLYTPSSLEVKLEVLKEGSFAINRLEVSEVNWNAMDERNAFEFESEMNESLSDAGYNVAQSVRAVAEPMLVNHFGEAIIENVFSRYQEILDDRMSKEKTKFVNVTILLTRKG; this is encoded by the exons CAAAAGGTGATTTCTTTGACAAAGCCTATAAGAGAAGAAGCTATAACCAGCCTTTATCGTAGCACATTCCCAAGAAGCCTTGCAATTGCAGACATGGGTTGTTCTTCAGGACCAAACACTCTGTTTGTGGTTTCAGAAACTATCAAGGTTGTGGAAAAGCTTTGCCAAGAGCTGAACCTTAAATCTCCGGAATACAAGGTGTTTTTGAATGATCTTCCTGGAAATGATTTCAACAACATCTTTAAGTCCCTTGACAACTTCAAAGAGAAACTAAGTGATGAAGTGGAATCTAGGATAATTGGTCCATGCTACTTCTATGGGGTTCCTGGTTCTTTCTATGGCAGGGTTTTTCCTAATCAAAGTCTGCATTTTGTCCATTCCTCTTACAGCCTTCATTGGCTATCTAAG GTTCCTGAGGCAGTAGACAACAATAAGGGCAATATTTACATATCCAGCACAAGCCCCTCAAATGTTGTAAAGGCTTACTACAAGCAGTTCCAAGGAGATTTCTCTGTTTTTCTCAAGTGCCGTGCCGAGGAACTAGTTGAAGGGGGTCATATGGTCCTAACATTCTTGGGAAGAAGGAGTGACAATCCATGTAGCAAAGAGTGTTGCTACATTTGGGAACTTTTGGCTACAGCTCTTAATGATATGGTCATGCAG GGAATTATAAAGGAAGACCAAGTGACTACTTTCAACATCCCTCTTTATACTCCATCTTCATTAGAAGTGAAATTGGAAGTTCTTAAAGAAGGATCATTCGCCATCAATCGCTTGGAGGTGTCAGAAGTGAATTGGAACGCTATGGATGAACGGAATGCCTTTGAATTTGAATCTGAAATGAATGAATCACTGAGTGATGCTGGATACAATGTTGCTCAGTCTGTGAGGGCTGTGGCTGAACCTATGCTTGTTAATCACTTTGGTGAAGCTatcattgaaaatgtttttagtCGCTACCAAGAAATCTTGGATGATAGGATGTCTAAGGAGAAAACTAAATTTGTCAATGTTACTATATTGTTGACAAGGAAAGGATGA